The following are encoded together in the Thermoanaerobaculia bacterium genome:
- the accD gene encoding acetyl-CoA carboxylase, carboxyltransferase subunit beta has translation MENRPSGPVRIPEGMWVKCQACKEIIFFKEVERRNKVCPKCSYHFRLSAAERLCLLADGGKYTLFSEKTTSSDPLKFKDKKKYRDRIKESMIKAGDQDAVLVATATLEGMPVVIASMEFAFMGGSMGSVVGEKITRAAEKALSDNAPLIIVSCSGGARMQEGPLSLMQMAKISAAIGRLKTGKIPFISVLADPTTGGVTASYAMQGDVIISEPGALIGFAGPRVIEQTIRQKLPEGFQRAEFLLEHGIIDMVVPRDQLKGSIASLLSILHGR, from the coding sequence TGGGTCAAGTGTCAGGCCTGCAAAGAAATCATTTTCTTCAAGGAAGTCGAGCGGCGTAACAAGGTCTGTCCCAAGTGCAGCTACCACTTTCGCCTTTCTGCAGCGGAGCGGCTTTGCCTCCTGGCTGATGGAGGAAAATACACCCTGTTTTCGGAGAAAACAACCTCGTCCGATCCCTTGAAATTCAAGGATAAAAAGAAGTACAGGGACCGAATCAAAGAGTCTATGATCAAGGCCGGCGATCAGGACGCAGTCCTGGTGGCAACAGCCACGCTTGAGGGAATGCCGGTAGTGATTGCTTCCATGGAATTTGCCTTTATGGGGGGATCCATGGGATCGGTGGTCGGTGAAAAAATAACCCGGGCAGCGGAAAAGGCGTTATCCGACAACGCTCCTCTCATCATCGTATCCTGTTCCGGGGGCGCCCGGATGCAGGAAGGTCCGCTTTCCCTGATGCAGATGGCCAAGATTTCTGCCGCGATCGGACGATTAAAAACCGGAAAGATTCCCTTCATATCGGTACTGGCCGATCCCACAACGGGCGGGGTCACGGCTTCCTATGCCATGCAGGGAGATGTCATTATTTCTGAACCCGGGGCTCTCATCGGATTCGCCGGTCCCCGCGTCATTGAGCAGACAATCCGGCAGAAATTACCTGAAGGATTTCAACGGGCGGAATTCCTCCTGGAGCACGGCATCATTGACATGGTGGTACCCCGGGACCAGCTCAAGGGATCCATCGCATCTCTTTTATCCATTCTTCATGGACGTTGA
- a CDS encoding folylpolyglutamate synthase/dihydrofolate synthase family protein: MDVDGFLESLKPSEMTLGLERVRSLVERLPIQSHSNNILVAGTNGKGSTSAFLASILETLSGSTGLFTSPHLLSVHERIRVSGTPIDEKTFAALVEEIASVLPSMDSPPTYFEFLTAAAALHFQRSETRFNVFEVGLGGRLDATNILTGPVSIITRIAHDHMHLLGRTLEQIAGEKAGIIKPGQTVVVTPQRAPVLRQLREIAHTVGAEIVESSRLVRIRPLHMDPDGMVLEAKIHGTWTPFHTSLTGPHQIENLAAALSASTLLDHPTAEALQIAVAHTRWPGRLETFRLGNRRLIIDGAHNPSGIRALGAYLDRVQLPRPVELIFGSVTQKKPRQSLQILSPRVDRIRLVPIISTPRSWTEAMMHRTASSITSRIPVTLERNLSDALTGASGSPTTLVSGSLYLVSEVMQWLNRSPWQLTTRALP; encoded by the coding sequence ATGGACGTTGATGGCTTTCTTGAATCGCTGAAACCCTCGGAAATGACCCTGGGCCTGGAACGGGTCCGCTCCCTTGTAGAACGGCTTCCCATTCAGTCCCATTCAAACAACATTCTAGTTGCAGGTACCAACGGTAAGGGTTCGACCTCCGCATTTCTCGCTTCGATCCTGGAAACCCTTTCCGGGTCCACGGGGCTCTTCACTTCCCCTCACCTGCTTTCGGTCCATGAGAGGATACGGGTTTCAGGAACGCCGATTGATGAAAAAACCTTTGCCGCCCTGGTGGAAGAGATTGCCTCCGTTTTGCCGTCAATGGATTCACCTCCCACATATTTTGAATTTCTTACTGCAGCCGCCGCACTGCACTTTCAACGATCCGAAACCCGGTTCAACGTCTTCGAGGTAGGGCTTGGCGGAAGGCTTGACGCCACCAACATCCTTACCGGCCCGGTCTCGATCATCACACGGATTGCCCATGATCACATGCATCTCCTCGGCCGCACCCTCGAACAGATTGCGGGGGAAAAAGCCGGCATCATCAAACCGGGACAAACCGTTGTTGTCACACCGCAAAGAGCTCCTGTCCTCAGGCAGCTCAGGGAGATCGCCCATACCGTTGGGGCAGAAATCGTGGAATCATCCCGACTGGTCCGCATCCGACCCCTTCATATGGATCCGGATGGCATGGTCCTCGAAGCAAAAATTCATGGCACGTGGACACCCTTTCACACCTCTCTGACCGGTCCACACCAGATCGAAAACCTGGCTGCGGCTCTCTCTGCCTCCACCCTTCTGGACCATCCGACCGCGGAAGCTCTACAGATTGCCGTTGCCCATACACGCTGGCCGGGCCGTCTGGAAACGTTTCGCCTGGGGAATCGGAGGCTTATTATTGACGGGGCCCATAATCCCAGCGGAATCCGGGCTCTGGGAGCCTATCTCGACCGGGTCCAGCTTCCGAGACCGGTCGAACTGATCTTTGGGAGCGTCACTCAAAAAAAACCCCGGCAATCTCTTCAGATTCTCTCCCCCCGGGTGGATCGGATCCGTCTCGTTCCTATTATTTCCACTCCGCGCAGCTGGACAGAGGCCATGATGCATCGAACCGCCTCCTCCATTACCAGCAGGATACCGGTCACACTCGAACGGAATCTTTCCGATGCCCTTACGGGCGCATCAGGCTCTCCCACCACCCTGGTTTCAGGGTCTCTCTATCTTGTTTCGGAGGTGATGCAATGGCTGAATCGATCGCCCTGGCAGCTGACCACGCGGGCGCTTCCCTGA
- the rpiB gene encoding ribose 5-phosphate isomerase B, producing the protein MAESIALAADHAGASLKDYLADLLRNKGYSVKDLGTDGAESVDYPDYASALAEGISRGRWNRGILVCGTGIGMSIRANRYPGVRAANCNDLYMVRLARQHNDANVLTLGARIVAAALAEEITELFLSTEFSGGRHARRVEKLDAPCPS; encoded by the coding sequence ATGGCTGAATCGATCGCCCTGGCAGCTGACCACGCGGGCGCTTCCCTGAAGGACTATCTGGCAGATCTTCTTCGGAATAAGGGCTATTCCGTCAAAGATCTGGGCACGGATGGAGCTGAGTCCGTCGATTACCCGGATTACGCATCGGCTCTCGCCGAGGGAATATCCCGGGGAAGATGGAACCGAGGGATTTTGGTCTGTGGGACGGGAATCGGGATGTCCATTCGGGCGAACCGTTATCCGGGCGTTCGTGCAGCAAATTGCAACGACCTCTACATGGTGCGCCTTGCCAGGCAGCACAACGATGCCAATGTTCTGACCCTGGGAGCCAGGATTGTGGCCGCGGCCCTGGCGGAAGAGATTACGGAGCTCTTTCTGTCTACAGAATTTTCCGGCGGCCGTCACGCCAGGCGGGTGGAAAAGCTGGACGCACCCTGCCCATCCTGA
- a CDS encoding glycosyltransferase family 2 protein has product MVIHVIIPAYNEAGRIEGTLDALYEYSRTGPHRLAVSVVDDGSTDPTVSIVTAYRDNVWSEVRLVRLPRNLGKGAAVRYGMMHLAPGCDWALLSDADLSTPIEEVETLLAHSREAGILIGSRALNPDLITIHQPALRQLMGKVFNLLIRTLFLDGFYDTQCGFKLFRPHIARQIFTELTTPGFAFDVEVIARAYRRGYVVKEVPVRWEHRELSRVSIVGAPLKMLKEIVKLRLRMGRVRPAFPPAWRDGRRKIL; this is encoded by the coding sequence ATGGTCATCCACGTCATAATTCCCGCCTATAACGAAGCGGGCCGGATTGAGGGAACCCTGGACGCGCTGTACGAGTACAGCCGGACGGGTCCCCACCGCCTCGCCGTATCGGTTGTGGATGACGGATCTACCGATCCTACAGTCTCTATTGTCACGGCGTACCGCGACAATGTCTGGTCCGAGGTTCGGCTTGTCCGGCTTCCCCGGAATCTGGGAAAAGGCGCCGCAGTCCGTTACGGAATGATGCACCTCGCACCGGGTTGTGACTGGGCCCTGCTCTCGGACGCCGATCTTTCCACCCCGATTGAAGAGGTTGAGACTCTACTCGCCCACTCCAGGGAAGCAGGGATCCTGATAGGTTCAAGGGCTTTGAACCCCGATCTCATCACGATCCATCAGCCGGCCCTTCGACAGCTGATGGGCAAGGTCTTTAATCTGCTCATTCGAACCCTTTTCCTGGATGGATTCTATGACACGCAGTGCGGGTTTAAACTCTTCCGCCCGCACATCGCCAGACAGATCTTCACGGAGCTGACCACGCCGGGATTTGCCTTCGATGTGGAAGTGATTGCCAGGGCGTACCGACGCGGCTATGTGGTCAAGGAAGTTCCCGTGCGCTGGGAGCACAGGGAACTCAGCCGGGTTTCGATCGTCGGCGCTCCTTTAAAGATGTTGAAGGAAATCGTTAAGCTGCGGCTCAGGATGGGCAGGGTGCGTCCAGCTTTTCCACCCGCCTGGCGTGACGGCCGCCGGAAAATTCTGTAG